In a genomic window of Candidatus Methylomirabilis tolerans:
- a CDS encoding ABC transporter ATP-binding protein yields the protein MLDLALDRRLPGFHLRTQLVIGDGITALYGPSGSGKSLTLLAIAGLIRPASGTIRINGRSVFDANAGIDLAPHLRRVGLVFQEYALFPHKTVSGNLSFGLPRGTPAHEAACRVDEMLQLLRLQSFAQRYPHQLSGGQRQRVALGRALIGRPEILLLDEPFSALDPAVREMLRQELLQMLADYKGTILLVTHDLQEAYLMASTIAIIDGGKVLQMGTREEVLHQPRTRRVAEHTGAKNILRGVACRDQDGAWDIVWRGHHLRVDGPGPTTPGEVEFCIRPEDVRLVWPDRAERRDNLLRGQIVHELGRGLDYLLFVSLVDGSDRGKYDLEIQVRSRLYHLMTLHVGKEIWLSLPPDRLHLLAPDE from the coding sequence ATGCTCGATCTTGCGCTCGACAGGCGACTGCCGGGATTCCACCTCCGGACGCAACTTGTGATCGGCGACGGGATCACGGCATTGTATGGTCCGTCGGGATCGGGGAAGAGTCTGACGCTCCTGGCCATTGCCGGTCTGATCAGACCGGCCTCCGGGACGATACGCATCAACGGTCGGAGTGTCTTCGATGCGAACGCCGGTATCGATCTGGCGCCGCACCTGCGACGCGTAGGTCTTGTCTTCCAGGAGTATGCCCTCTTTCCGCATAAGACGGTATCGGGGAATCTTTCGTTTGGGTTGCCTCGAGGGACCCCCGCACATGAAGCGGCCTGCAGGGTAGACGAGATGCTTCAACTGCTGCGGCTCCAGTCATTCGCACAGCGGTATCCGCATCAGCTCTCAGGCGGACAGCGGCAGCGCGTGGCTCTTGGACGCGCCCTGATTGGTCGTCCTGAGATCCTGTTGCTGGACGAGCCGTTCTCCGCCCTTGATCCGGCTGTCCGCGAGATGCTCCGCCAGGAGTTACTTCAGATGCTGGCCGATTACAAAGGTACGATCCTGCTTGTGACCCACGATCTGCAGGAGGCGTATCTTATGGCGTCCACCATCGCTATCATTGACGGCGGCAAGGTGCTCCAGATGGGAACTCGAGAAGAGGTGCTCCATCAACCGCGGACCCGGCGCGTGGCTGAGCATACCGGCGCGAAGAACATCTTACGAGGTGTTGCCTGCCGCGACCAGGACGGCGCCTGGGACATCGTCTGGCGAGGGCATCATCTACGGGTTGATGGCCCGGGGCCAACGACCCCGGGGGAGGTGGAATTCTGCATCCGACCGGAGGATGTCAGACTGGTGTGGCCGGACAGGGCGGAGCGGCGTGACAACCTCCTGCGCGGTCAAATCGTCCACGAGCTTGGGCGTGGTCTTGACTACCTGCTCTTTGTCAGCCTCGTCGATGGGAGCGATCGCGGGAAGTATGACCTGGAAATCCAGGTCCGAAGCCGCCTGTACCACTTGATGACGCTGCATGTAGGAAAGGAGATCTGGCTGTCGTTACCGCCAGACCGTCTCCACCTGCTGGCCCCTGATGAGTAA
- a CDS encoding ABC transporter permease yields MELIWQGTKQAVVLLIHGDPEVLRIMLLSLQVSGTATLLSLLIGIPLGTVLALSRFPGRGIAISLVNTGMGLPPVVVGLFVSIFLWRSGPLGFLELLYTPTAIVLAQLVIAGPVVTGLTVAAVQQLNPRLRMQLVGLGASRLQVVYLLLKEARLPLLAALMAGFGAVISEIGASMMVGGNIYRQTRVLTTATVLETSRGNFDMAIALSLLLLLLTFGVNLTLTWIQQRGRTL; encoded by the coding sequence ATGGAGCTGATCTGGCAAGGCACCAAGCAGGCTGTTGTACTGCTCATTCACGGCGACCCGGAGGTGCTGCGGATTATGCTGCTCTCGCTGCAAGTCTCGGGGACCGCTACCCTGCTCAGCCTGCTGATAGGCATCCCGCTTGGCACCGTCCTGGCCTTGAGCCGCTTTCCTGGGCGTGGCATCGCCATCAGCCTGGTCAATACCGGGATGGGTTTGCCGCCGGTCGTCGTCGGCTTATTCGTGAGCATCTTCCTCTGGCGGAGTGGGCCGCTTGGCTTTCTGGAACTGCTCTACACACCGACTGCCATTGTCCTCGCCCAACTTGTGATCGCCGGCCCGGTCGTCACTGGTCTCACGGTAGCCGCGGTTCAGCAGTTAAACCCGCGACTGCGCATGCAGCTTGTGGGGCTCGGCGCATCGAGGCTTCAGGTCGTGTACCTCCTCCTCAAAGAGGCCCGCCTGCCGCTCTTGGCTGCGCTGATGGCCGGCTTCGGTGCAGTCATCTCCGAGATCGGCGCCTCCATGATGGTGGGCGGCAACATCTACCGGCAGACGCGGGTACTCACCACCGCCACTGTCCTGGAAACCAGCAGGGGGAATTTCGATATGGCGATCGCGCTTTCTCTCCTGCTGTTGCTCCTGACCTTTGGCGTGAACTTAACCCTTACCTGGATCCAGCAACGGGGGCGGACACTGTGA